From the genome of Papio anubis isolate 15944 unplaced genomic scaffold, Panubis1.0 scaffold429, whole genome shotgun sequence, one region includes:
- the LOC101010496 gene encoding thymosin beta-15A — MSDKPDLSEVEKFDRSKLKKTNTEEKNTLPSKETIQQEKECVQTS, encoded by the exons ATGAGTGATAAACCAGACTTGTCGGAAGTGGAGAAGTTTGACAGGTCAAAACTGAAGAAAActaatactgaagaaaaaaacactCTTCCCTCAAAGGAAA ctaTCCAGCAGGAGAAAGAGTGTGTTCAAACATCATAA